The nucleotide window CTGTCATTGCGGTTGCCTCCGTTGCCTTTTGTTCTGTTCTGCTTTTGCTTTTAGCTTTCCATTGGTTGCCAGAGTCTTTGGGGCCATGAATGTTGCCGTCGGAGTCGTCGGAGTTGTTACCGCCAAGAGCCACCACTGCTATGCCTTTACCTTGGTAAAAAAAAGCTCCATTCTACTTGTACTTGACATCTCTTTCTATTCCTGTTCCGCTTTTATCTACCTTACTGTCTTGCTCCATTTTCGTGCCATCTTTCTTGATTAATTTGCTTTTGCTGTTATTTGTTACAGGCTAGAAGTGGTAGCGATGCTGTTGTTATCGAAATTATATCCGTAACGTAGTCGTTGCTGCTGTTTGAATCGAAGTTGCTACCACAGGCTCGGTCCAAATTATGCGTTCTTTCGTTCCATTTTATTCCAACCTTTCTTACCTTTCAATTCGACCCTCTGGGTTTGGTCTCTTTGATCCCTTCACTATGAGTAGGCTTTACATTTATTATCGTAAACCTTTCGGTTTATGCCATTCTgagtttttaattatatttataaaactaTTGTTGAAGAactttgatttaattaaaataattgatttattatagTTGAATCATTAGTTTTATAAAGCTCATACCTTAGAAATTTTACACGAGactatatatatgtttgatgaaactttatattattttagaacatTTGACTTTATtcgaatatatatttttgaagtaTTGAAATATTTATTGGTATTCACTTACTTTGAAATTGtgattgaaattttgaaatatgtttgaaatttcttttgtttagaaaagtatgattgaaaaagatttctgATGAGGAAGtattatcttatttgatttgattcgaTATCTTATatttgaaagataaaaaaattgttgtatttgaaattatatgttttgaattggtttgggaggCTCATATTAGAAAATCGTAGTTAACGGCGGTTATGACGTTAACTTAGATGCATTTATCTCAGACTCCAGCTTACAGGGGTgttgctagcctaacgtgtagGTTCACACGTTAGATCTGTTATTCTGTTAGGACGCACAAGAGGAAAGGGCTACCCATAGAAGTGGAGCTGCCTAAGTGTGAATTTATGATTTGATTTGTGTACGAGAACTCCCTTATTgattcacttattcatataaattattattttctaactaAAATCATGTTTATAAAAATGTTTATACAGTCTCATGTGAATTATAGATGTACTGTCTAGTCACTGAGTTGCAAAACTcactctattttttaaaatatttttcaagaataaatatttgattatgtGAGCCTTTCTATTCAAGAGTAATGATCTAAATTGGGTATCTATTCTTTGTTGAGTTCTTAGACGTCATCTGCTGCATATGTCACAGGTAAGATCCatccatatttatttattttatttttgtttaaaatatgtaattgttcattctaaaaaatataaatttattaaaaatatttgtaacatttttatttatctgATATTCAAATCTATTAAGTTTGCTAGGAGACTATTTTCTTGAGTATCACCAGTTATGGCTCATTTTGGACAGtgacatatatatatttattttttatattataaatacatatataagaatttaataaataaatttatcattacTTTTGTCCAAAAAATTATGGTACAATGTTTTTGtgcaaacaataataataataattttattttactttttttacgGAAGATTATTGTTATGTCTGCtgaaaaaaaagtaagaaattgatctgtatattaatttttcttagggattaaaatgtttgcttttaaaatttttggggactaatttaaataattattctacCGAAAAATGAATCAGAAGCTGATTTATCTACCGAAATAAAACTTAGATGTTGTTTTtgtatactaattttttttaggaacTAAAATATTCGTTTTTAAAATTCTTGAGAActaatttagataattattcattttaaaattttcaataaataattGATTATTCTTGCATTATTAGCTACTCCCTCTGAACTCTGAAGTCTgaaatgttttaaaattattgaaagtgagcattgatttattttgaaacaaaagtaaaaaatacaatttaaaaaaaattagggaGTTAATTATAATCTAAGTCGATTTAAGtcaaacttttatatttttagttttaaaattttaaaaattaaaataataagagattttgtttttttaagagacttcttatttttcaactaattgaCTTTAATTGATTACCCTCCTAATTAGTTCCCtaacaaaatcattttaaaaatacatattaagcaatcaacatttttttaaaatttgtcttGTATTTAAACCAGCATTTactttaaaaatacatattaagcAATCAGCATTTGTcttgtatttaaaaaaagatctaACTCTTATATATACCAATTACCAAACCTCTAAACCATGAGTATTATTAGGCAAGCTATTCTAATTTAGCAAAAGGGTATTTACCTAGCTTTGACTTTGTCCTGAAAAAGGTCGTCATGGACTCATGGTTAACAAGAGAACCATGTGGCAGTTGGAAATAAAGCAGGAGTAgagagaaataataataataataataataataataataataataataataataataatataaatattgacGTGATAGATAAATAAGAAAGGTGATTAGGTAGTTAAAGGTTTGTGTCAGCAAATGAATTAGGTAACATTAACAAATAACATGGAAGGAAGCAAAGTATATATAAGGTCATGTGAAATCATACGCTTTAAGAATCTTGTTGGAATATAGTTTTTTCTACCTGCCACAGTTTCACGGGTCGTTATTAGTTACGGAGTTAgtaagttttgatttttgaactgCATAATAAGCCCCATGTGTAGACATGGAAACACTCgcatgaatataaaatatattaatttttagtatttttttaatattttttatattttatttattaaatacaattttaggtttttatatTTCTGTCTTAGTGTTATGTATTTGTAAATAAACGTAGTCTAACAGTTCACATTATCAAGTCATATTAGTACATCGTTAACAAAAAATAGGTCGGCGACTAACGTGACATACTTTTGCCAAATTCAGagatataattgataaaatttgaATCTCAGACACAATTTTAGTGTGCGACGCCAATCTCAATAATCACTTTAGGACTTTACTCCTCTTAGAGCCAATATTATACGACTAACATTGCAGTCAACATTCAacgcaagaaaaaaaattctaaatttttaagaaataaaaacatccaaaattcaaatcaaaGAAAAACTCATCCTTATTACTTTCAAAGTGAATTTGTTTGGTAATATACTATAATATTAGCTAAAATTGACTGTTATAGTATTAGTTCTATAACattcattattcattaaaaattgGGCAAAAAACGGAAATAAGCCAATGGAGCAAGATAATTACGTGAATCAGCCAAACTGAAAATTTCTTCACAAATCAGCCAAAGGACACTtctatgtaattcgaaccaggttgGTTCGAACTCCATAATCAAATCTACCATTTAGATTAATACGTGATGcggaaattaaataatatcaaaatgCAAAGTAAAGATGTTTTCATAGTAAATGATAGACGATAAAGCAATAAGTAACACAGACATACATCAACTGATAAATACATAGACGAAGATAGGTAACATACAACATGTCACACAAATCATCTAAATAGGTGCGACCCCGTGAAGCAACGACGTGGTACTCGTGTCCTCTGACCTCTCCGGATAAGGGGCTCCTCGTCCTCGATCTCATCCTCCTCCTCTTGCGGGGCTGCCTGTGCAGGCATCCTAGGCTGGACATGTAATGGTCGGGATGAAGACGACCCGGCAACTGAATGTGACCCAGCAGTATGTGCTGAAGGTGGGGTACCACCCAAAGCGAAATAGTCAGGAGGAGGCACGGCTGGAGGCTCATTAAGATCGACATCTAACGGTCCCTGTGTCCCCGTCGTCTGACTCCGGCCACGGGCAGTCTCATCCTCCTGCATGATGGCACTGATCTCATCGAGGAACTGTGGTCCACCTAAATCCACATCAAGACCAACACCGGCAAGGAAGTCTGAGAACGTGCTGCCCGGACTCACCCATGGCGTACTCTCCTGAAGTGGCTGGTCGTCACCGGGAACACCGACGAAGTAATCTTGGAGCGGCCCCTCCCCAAGTCCAGCCTCATCATGGGGACTAACAACCCCAACTGCAGCCCTCCCCCACCGGCCACGTCACCAATATCACCATCGTTGTCCCTCGCAACATGCGCCCTCCGTCTGCCTCCACGCCCTCGTCCTCGACCACGACCCCGACCTGCGTCATCAGCCTCCTGCATAGCCTGGTCTAGCCACCTCCACTCACGCTGGCTCCGTCGTGTCCCGACTCGAGCTCTCCTCTCTATCCGACGCATATTAGGGACATCGTCAACAAGATCCATCTCAGGAACTAGCCCAGGACCCCTCTGTGACGCCTCAACAGGAATAGGAACACCCCTCGGATCCCCCAAATACATCTCTGGTGACAAGAACCTCTTTCCATGCCGACTCCACCAATCTAGGTATGCGTGCAACGGCCAGGGTCCGCAACAACATCGAACCGGAGAACGTGGTCCGCACGAGTGTCCCAATGAAGATGCCAATGCTGGAAAGCTGACGGGAACCAACGATCACCCCCTCTCTCGTCCTTCGACATCAGAAAGTCAATGTTCAGGGCGGGACGCGGTCGGGGATGGACACCGCCGAACTGTGGTAGAACCCTATCTATCTGATGCCACTCTATGACGGCAAAGTATATCAGTGACATCACAGATCGCCACAGCGCCGTGTGTCGAGGCTCCAACGCTTCCGGATGCACAACATGCAGTACCTCGAGAGAGCTATACGGCATCCAGATAAACTGCACAAAAGTTACAACATTGTCAAGCAAGCTACATATACACAATATTAAAGTCtacttatataaataaaagtaaccGAAAGTATACTCACATGCCAAGGCTGTAACATGTCTATCTGCAGTCTCCACATCTGCACCCTAGGACCCTTCTCGCTAACGGAAGGGTTGTAACCTGACCACCTGCATCGGACATCCATGTTATTTCTAACTAAAAGTATGACAGAATTGTAAAACATCACAAGCGTACTACATCAATAGATAATTTAACTTGAAATATAAAAGTAGATTACCTCGATTCCAAAGGCCAGCTGCACGTATCATACCCAGCAGGCCTAAACCTAGGAAAGCGCCAGAAGATCCAGGACTGAAGTAGCTGAAGTGGGCCCGCTAACTTCACCACATGTCGGTTCGCCACTCGGCACATGCACCGGTACAACCATGCCAATGCTGCAGACCCCCAACTATATGAACCCATCTCCTCAAGCCTAGCTACGTACGGCAGCCATCTGATGTGAATGCGGTTGCCGGACTTGTCGGCAAACAGCTGAGTGCCCAACAACATCATGATATAGGCACGAGCATAGCGCCGAACGGTGTCCTCATCGGCTCCCTTGGGGCACTCTCCAAATGTCTCCTGGAACCAGCTGCAGTTTACTGCGAACTTCTGAACCTGGCTCGGAGGAGGAATCACTCCAAGCAACTCCTCGAACCACACCCAAGTAGGACGTCCACCCTCGATATATATATGGAAATCCGTAAGGCAACCATTGACATAACGACCGTCCATTGCCAACCCCAACTGGTACGCCACGTCCTGAAGCGTGATCGTGCACTCTCCGAGGGTATATGGAAAGTGTGCGTCTGAGGACACCACCGCTCCATGAAGGCATTGAGAAGGGGCTCATCTATCCGGAACCATCTATCGTTTAGCCTCGCTAGATGGTATAACCCCGCCATCTGCAAGTACGACACATACCGTTCATCGAGTCGCATGCCCTGTTGCCGCCGCATGCTCTTGATGCATCTCTGTGGCTGGGCATTACATGGACCACATTAGTAGATCGACAtagaaaaccaataaaaaaattaagtaataaCATAAACCACCTATCGAAACCATTAACACAATATACATATGAAACCAATATAACAAACCGCTTACATAGGCATATAGTAAACCACTAATAAAAACTTATACATTGAACCGGCAAAAAAACCACTAGCTTAAACCGCTAACATAAATCGGATGCTATTCCACTATCGAAAACCACATGCAAATCCATTATCATAAACCTCACATAAAACCACTAATATAAACCGCTAACATAAACCACATACAAAACCTCTAAAAAAATCACTTGCAATACCACTACGATAAACCACTAATATAAACCGCCACTAAAACCACATGCAAAACCACTAACTCAGATAAACTGAACGCAAAGAAGTGTTCTATCCACTAACCTCGTCGTTGATCACCCCTGCTATATGAGCGACTCCGTCCAACTGATATAGCCTTGCCAGATCGTCTCTCATCTGCATACTTTTCTGTTTATGTCTTTGTCGAATGGAATCTGGGTCGTTTTCTCTGGGATTTGGGTTGGGTATGGGGATGGAGAAGTTATTCGAATGAGAGTGATTCGAACTCCTTATATAGCCGAAAActtagtaattcgaaccaacctggttcgaattactatTTGATACAATTTGtgagtaattcgaaccaactcGGTTCGAATTACGTGGAGAGTGGAACAAAGGGTAATTCAAACCAACTAGGTTCGAATTATAATGCATGGAGTTCGAACCAACTAGGTTCGAATTATTTGATTATGGAGTTCGAACcaacctggttcgaattacatagaAGTGTCCTTTGGCTGATTTGTGAAGAAATTTTCAGTTTGGCTGATTCACGTAATTATCTTGCTCCATTGGCTTATTTCCATTTTTTGCCTTTAAAAACTATTGTA belongs to Arachis duranensis cultivar V14167 chromosome 8, aradu.V14167.gnm2.J7QH, whole genome shotgun sequence and includes:
- the LOC107460972 gene encoding protein MAIN-LIKE 1-like, giving the protein MDGRYVNGCLTDFHIYIEGGRPTWVWFEELLGVIPPPSQVQKFAVNCSWFQETFGECPKGADEDTVRRYARAYIMMLLGTQLFADKSGNRIHIRWLPYVARLEEMGSYSWGSAALAWLYRCMCRVANRHVVKLAGPLQLLQSWIFWRFPRFRPAGYDTCSWPLESRWSGYNPSVSEKGPRVQMWRLQIDMLQPWHFIWMPYSSLEVLHVVHPEALEPRHTALWRSVMSLIYFAVIEWHQIDRVLPQFGGVHPRPRPALNIDFLMSKDERGGDRWFPSAFQHWHLHWDTRADHVLRFDVVADPGRCTHT